The Malus sylvestris chromosome 14, drMalSylv7.2, whole genome shotgun sequence genome segment CACACCGCCGTCGCCCCCCCCCCCGGGGTCTTCCCCAAATCCCACGCCATCACTCGACTCCCTCCCTCCCACCCTCCTCATATCGTTTGACGATTTGAAACCGTCGTCGTCCCACCTATCCCACCCCCCCATTATTCCTAAAACCACTTCCCCTGCTGCTTCCACCTCCCCTGCTCGTTTTCATCGGCCTCCATCTTCTTGATTTGGATCCTCGACCATGAGTCCATGGTCACAGATTGAACAAGATGTGGACGCTGAGCCCGCGGTGCTTGCCGGAGCATTGTAAGCACATGAAGACGCCATACAAAACCGAAGCCCACTGCAGGTTCTATTGGGAGCAATCCATGCAGGTCTTGTTCCCCGACTGCGATTGCAGGTCCCAGAGCTGTCGAGAGCCGTTGAGATTGCATGTCCCTGCTGCgattggaaaaataaaaataaaaaatattaattgggGAATGAATTGAGATGGGGAGATGGGAGGAATGTGGGGGATGAATGAATTGCGCGGCGATGGGGTGGTGAAGGATAGGAGCAGGGAAGAAGGGGGGTGGGGTCTGGGTTTGGTTTTGGGGAAGACGAGAGGGGGAAGGGATATGGGGTGGGTCCcccatgtaaaaaaaatattaataggttttttaaatattttaataattttttaatagagagtGGGCCTCGTCTCAAGCCATGTCACTATTTAACGGAAGAATTGACAGAAAACTAAcggaatgtatgaaattgtaaaaaattcgtagatgaggtatgacattgaaattttttaaagacaGAGTATGAAACTATGATTGGCCCAATAGTTGagatagttttatgtaatttaccataATTAATTAGAAGACTCTCTCTTTTATTTTAGTGCAACtaaaaatagtaatatatatcattttaaataaaaaatgtttaaGAGAAAACATGCATGCAACCATTACATTGGAGTCTTTTGTTTAGTATGTGAATGATATTTTTGTTGGTATCTATGTGTACGTTGAGACTCTAGAGTGTGTGTTTCCAACTCGGTATGTGAATTATATCTAGCACTACCCGGTTTTAGACTTCCATTAAACtatttgttggaaaattagttattattttattgttgtttGTGATTTTCTTGTGGGCTAAGGATATTAGAGTTTCTTGCccattagaattaggttttcgtTTCCTTGCTTATTATGGactagggttagtttattataaatagagagTTTTGTTATTCAGAGATATAAGCTTGTCACAAtgttcttagggttttgtagtcgTTCTGgcattcttgtttgtttaataatatttctattattcttgttagtcttgttcattgcgcactctgatattcaacttggtattagAGCAGGTTTGTTCTTTCGAGATTTAATTTGTTCTTGATAGGTATCCATGTTGTTTGTTTGATATTAGTTTTCAGTATtagtttttttgaaaaaaaaaattgaatcagtTTGCTGCGTCATGTCATCGTCCTCTGCTACCATCGGAACATCACTGCGCCAACCCACCACGCCTACACCCATCTATCGTGAAACAGAACCTTGATACGATGACTTTTCCGTTTGCATGAACCATGACCTGACGATCGCAACCAGATGTTGTTTGACCGTATCCGATCACCATTCACCCACACTTACATGCACCTGCACCGTGTTTTATAGAACCCGACCCCCTTTGCACCACTGCAACATCACCGCACCACCAAGTTCAGCACCTGATCTGCATCACCGCTCGTGCTAAAGAGCTATGCCAATTTCTTTGCCGTGAATCAAGTCTGCCAATTTCTTCATTGTCCAAGGGATTCACACTTTCAAGCTGTCAAAAGAATCCTCCGATTTTTAAAGGTTACCATTGCTCAAGGTATGTGGTTCAAGAAAGGTCCATTGCATCTTACAGCCTTCTCtaatgctgattgggcaggctgTGTATTTGATCGACGGTCCACCAGTGGTTACTGCATCTATTTGGGTAGAAATCTAATCAGTTGGAGTGCAAAAAAGCAACATACTGTTGCTCGATCTTCTACCGAAGCTGAATATAGATCTCTAGCACACACTGCACCTGAACTCACTTGGGTGTGCAAAATTTTTAAAGATGTGGCTTTCCTCCTTTCTACTATTCCTAAAATGTGGTGTGACAACATCTCTGCGATCTCTCTGACTTCTAATCCGGTTTTCCATGCTCGCACAATGCATGTGGAAATTGATTATCATTATATTCGTGAACTTGTTATTGCCCAACTGCTTCGTGTGCAATACATCCCTACTCACTATCAAGTTGCTAACATTCATACCAAATCACTGTCTAAAGCTCGGTTTCAATTTCTTCAGTCCAAGCTTTCTCTCGGTCCTCCTCCAatcagcttgagggggtgtaaagaGCTACATCATAGCTAGCTGTAATACTGTTATAAGTTTGTTACAGCTGTCCATGTAACTAATCCTAGTTTAGTTAGTTAACTAAGCTTAATTAGTTACTAAGCTATTTTACATAAGTGTATATAAACCTGATTGTAATTCCTTATTGATTAAGAAATGAAATATcaaatattatttcacatacGTGCTGTTTCACATTTTCCCAGAACCCTTCACTGCGCACCCTCTGCACCATCCCCGCGGTCCGTATTCGTCCCTAACGAAGCCCAGATCCGAGATCCACTCAGATCGAGTTTGTCTCCCCTTGAAGTCCTATAAACCTGCATCTGTTTCTATTTCGCATCACACACCCGCTGTCTGCAACTTGAACCCGTATCTGCACTTGTGTTGGTTTTGCATGAATTGAAGAAGGGCagagagaagaaggaaggaagaaaatgaaattgaaaattgtttgagGTTTAGGCCCACACGGGCAAGAAAGAAATATGGTTTGTTTGGCTTGTATTGGTAAGTCTGTTGTTGCCCACCGCGACGATCACTTGAGTGCTTTGACTGGTGATCATTCGAGTGACGTTACGAAAGctggattttttgtttttttttttcaagtttgttCGGAAGTTGGAATTTGCATTGGCATGGAAATaggcatcggcatcggcatcggcattggcattggaatttggagtcttgcatccacatctactttggcaaactcatgttgtgtaccaccatgagtttgacggggggtgttggaaaattagttattattttattgttgctTATGGTTTTCTTGTGGGGCAAAGGATATTAGAGTTTCTTACccattagaattaggttttcgtTTCCTTGCTAATTAAGGactagggttagtttattataaatagagagCTTTGTTATTCAAAGATATAAGCttgtcacaatgtagcctcttagggttttgtagtcgTTCCagcattctcgtttgtttaataatattttctattattcttgttagtcttgttcgttgcgcactctgataaaCAACTTATATCAAATATGAAATCCTATCTTAAATCTTAAACTCAAAATATGGAATCCTTAAACCCCGAAACGATGCACTTTTTAATTCTTGAACATAAGCCAACAGCAACTGCAACGATGTACTTTTTGGTATACATGTGTTGAGACTCTAGAGTGTGCATTTCTAGTTATCCATTCTTTTTGGGCCCAAGGAAGGCTAGTTGGGAATTTCACTCTACTTGTAGCCATGATCAAGCAGATTCACACATTTTCTTGTGGGGGCATTTATGTATAGAGACGATCCAAAATTGGAAAATCAAAACCTCGCATAGTAGTTTAAATGATTTTGGGACTCCCCACTGTGTTAGCATTCACTCGGTTAGCTCATCAAGCACATGATGTAGAAATTAAGAGAGATCGAGTTAGTCTTGTTATGGATTAgttggtatttataggagcTCGATACTTGGCAAACCAATCCATCAGAGAATTGCTAAGTTATCCTAGTTGCCCAAGTGTTTGAGTTCATGTTCATATATATAGTATAAGGAAAACCATATAGTTTCTATATACTTGGTTAAACACACAACTGAACTACTAGTAAAATAGATATAGAATTCCGAACTCCTATTTGAAGTACCAATTCCATAACAATCTTGAAAGGTTGGGTAGAAATAGAATTAATTTCATAatgcactttaagtgcttttttaaactcaaaattactttttactttttatatcaAACATGATCATAATAACTTTTGATAATTTGAatttacttttaattattttaaaaatactttgaAACTGACCCATGTATAGCtcatgatcttgagcttgtggaTTACTGAAAACAATTTATTGACATTTCagctcttttcttctctctagtTCTTTCGTGTGTGTGAAATGCTTTCTAGAGTCTATATTTCTAAAACATTATTAGAGTGTAATTTTAATTGGTTTTAAGTTGAGTGCTCACTTTCTAACATAATTAACGACTAtgcttttattttataatttgacATAATAGGCAAGTTGCGATATTGGTAACAGAAAGAGTGGGAAGCTCCACTCTCTAGTACACTAATTATCCCGGCCTACGTCTCGTCATCCTCACATTTATACTGTCCATATATTCCCTTGATGGGATTCCACCTTGAAAATATGGATCCCCTCATTATTATAATCAAATCTTTGTTAGATGATCGCATTTAGTACCATAGGAGAGTGGGGTGACATATAAGATGGAAAAGTGATATATAAAACCACTGTTCTATTGACGTTTGATGCGCAGTCTCCATACAAAAATGCAAAGCCAACCCAGAACTAGTCCATCCAACATAAACTAAGCTGGCTTACACCCCAACTCTCTTCACAGCGCAGTTCAGCAACACCTGGTTtgcactctctccctctcaaacTCCTCACCTAGCTCACAATTCAGATTCATTTCTCAAATCCCGTCCCTCCATAAATGGCTTCCTCCATCAACCTCCAACTGCCAATCAACCTCCAACGGCCACATCTCCACGATGCACGCCACGAATACTACTACAACATCAAGCAGTTCTACCACTTCCATTGTCCCAGGGCGTCACCCAACATACCGTGGTGTACGCCGCAGGAGTAGTGGAAAATGGGTTTCGGAAATCCGAGAGCCCAAAAAACCTAATAGGATTTGGCTAGGCACATTTCCCACACCCGAAATGGCCGCGGTTGCTTATGACGTGGCCGCTATCGCTCTCAAGGGTCAAGATGCTGAGCTCAACTTCCCCAACTCCGCTTCTTCATTGCCCGTGCCGGCCTCCACTTCGTCACGTGACATCCAGGCGGCGGCATCCTCCGCTGCTGCGGCCATGGGAGTTGCAATTGATCGCTGTTCTTATTCAAGGGATGAGGTGCAAGGTGGTCACCATAATGTTCATCAGGCTCATAAGACAGTTGATGAGGATGACAGATTTGTGCTGAATCATGAGTTTGTTGATGAGGATCTGATCTTTAATATGCCTAACGTTCTAGTGAACATGGCTGAGGGAATGCTGCTTAGCCCTCCTCGCTTGGACATAGCTGGTGATGATGCTATAGATGCTGATCAAGAACAAGGGGACCAGAACCTTTGGAAATTTTACTAAAATCCCATCTTAATATATCACCAAtatcaagagaaaaaaaatgaaaaatataaccgAAAAAGAATAAGGAATAAAATGGACCTAACGCTTGATGTACATTAGGGGGTCTCCATGAAAACTTATGAAATTATCAAATAATGCTAGTTTTCTTCATTTTGTTTATTAGAGTTAAGTAATTGTGCAGGATTTCCAATGTAAGGAATTGCTGTCTTGTTTGAACCTTTCTATCTCTATCAACGCATTCTTCATGCGAAAAAAATAATGTGCAGatctaccaaaaataaaaaaataaaagaaataataataataataatgtgcagtgaaacttttgtgtttgtttgataATTCTTTTTCCTAATTATTTAAGTCAGTTGAATCAAACAACACTTTGAGGAGCTAATACAGCCTAGTTCTccatttatatatgtaaaaaaaagaATTAGAAAACGAAATTCTGCAACAGGAAATATTAAAATGGAACAATGGTAATCATTCTAGAATTGCCTAGAAGCTAGCTAAGCGTTCAATCCATGGTTCAGTTTTGGTTCCCTCAGGTTTCAGACCAAATGGCCCTATGGCCTATAGTTTGGTCTGGAAATTTAAAGCCAACAGGTTAAGAGATTTGGTCAATCGAAAAATCGAGACGTTCTTTGGATTTTTCAAATAAAtgtttgagatatatatatatatatatatatatatatatatatatatatatatttggcgTATATAAAATAgtgctttttttttctagatTATCAGAATTAATCCAATATTAAGATATCATTCTAGAATTTAGATGGAGCTCCATAAAAATCTATGGCCCACCTCACTCTTTGTTGACGTGTCATTCTCAACTAGTTGATCACCTCTGACGTGGCTGTCTAATAGTGATAGAAGATACCATGAATGCCAAAGATGGAAGTTGATCCTTCACCTTACCTTCCTGCGGTTGGAACCTACAAAGTCATGCAAGGATGGCAGGTATAGACTCTATGCCTATCGAAGAATAACATTTCTcttgacaaaaaaagaaaaagaaaaaaaaaacaacatttcTTGTAAGAACGTAGGTAAAACAGAATTCTGTCGGCAAGAATATCTCTGAATGTTCATCACCAACTTTAAGAAGCTTATTGTGAATCAAAATACCAAGAAAAAAAGGGCTGTAATGACTATTTATCCAGATTGTTGTGTTATTGCAAGAATTTTTTGCGTGCATGTTAATAAAAATGTTTTAAGTAATTTGAAATTTGTCTTACTTTATTTTGAGTCACATAAGTACCTTCTAGAAAAAATTTaagttggaaagaaaagaaataggaTTAACGATGATTTTGTACATTTTTGCAAAACCCATAAAAAAAACTACACGTTAGTCATTTTTATGAAATCAAATAAGTACTATTATTTATGTTGGAAAAATTGGGTCTAATTGCTATAATAAATCAcatagaaaattaagaaataattcatgcaattatatacCGCAATAATGCATGCACACTAGTAAccaatgttaaatgaacatgatataatagattagaaaaacctagaaaatacggtcgaggcaagtgttggacattttgtccttaagacaagtttacgccccactacggtgctcatggttgatcggcgcatgtctcccaagatacaacgatcacgtccttgtaatagtagcactccaaatcacaaggctccatgaaccacgattgtgttgaaaactctctcatatAGACTGAATGAGACTCTCTAATATTTAGTGCACTCTAtgtatgattatatatatatatatatatatatattgtgattATAGGGGGCTTCCTTATTTATAGAATGTGAGATATCTCTTTGGAAAATATGTAACTATTcatgaagagtcaaaagttacaactcttcatttgagtagacacatctttctaccaaaaggctcaacttctaatttccattcaattaataaatttaatatattattattattattattaaattttccaacaatcccccacatgaatGGAAATTCACTCAATACCATGCAAATGACAATGCAGACACAAGAGAGAGAATTCAGTAGGAAAAGTACCGCATTGGGATATGTGACTTTTGGCTTTGAATCTTCCGTAGTGAATTACTATCGGATTTACTTGGCTAATCAGTGAACACGATGTCCTGAACTAC includes the following:
- the LOC126600366 gene encoding ethylene-responsive transcription factor ERF024-like; the encoded protein is MHATNTTTTSSSSTTSIVPGRHPTYRGVRRRSSGKWVSEIREPKKPNRIWLGTFPTPEMAAVAYDVAAIALKGQDAELNFPNSASSLPVPASTSSRDIQAAASSAAAAMGVAIDRCSYSRDEVQGGHHNVHQAHKTVDEDDRFVLNHEFVDEDLIFNMPNVLVNMAEGMLLSPPRLDIAGDDAIDADQEQGDQNLWKFY